AAGAGGCCGGGTCAAAAATGATGGGTCCCGAGGCATCCTCTGCCACGTTTCCTCCCCAGAGGTCTCcgtggagcagggctgggacaaTGTCCAGGTCACGGAACAGGTCGGGGATCTTGAGCTGTGGGGGAAACACAGCCTCAGCAAAGTGACCAGCAGTGTGGGGGACACAGGGGCTTTTCCAAGTGCGGCTGCCCGATCCGAGCAGTGTCTGGAGCACAGGTGCCCATGACGCACGTGGCCCAGCTGGGCAGAGGGATGCCTCCTGTCCAGACTCAGACCCGTCCAGGCTGCACCGACCTTGACACCACCCCGGTGGGGCCAGGGCACGTGCGTGCGGGCACCGGCGCACACTCACCTGCAGAGCAGACCAGAGCTCACgggcctccctgtccccagacCCCCGCTCCAGCATGTCTATCTGGGGCTGGATGCGCTGCCGGGCGTAGAACGTGACCCAGTCCTGCTGCCAGTCGTTCACCTGTGCGGGCAACACGGAGCTCAGAGGAAACCACCAGAGCTGAAGGAGGTGCCCGGGGAAAGGTTAGCCATCGGAGACGCCACTGCAGGGACATGTGAGGAGTGGAGCTGGCCGAGCAGCCTGGTCTCAAGGACGTGCCGGGACCTCAGATCCCACCCCAAGAGCAGCAGGGTCCACTATGAAGAGCCCAGGGACATTTTCTCTCAATCCAGTCACTCAGACACAGAGCCAGGACAGGCAACCCTCCCTGACCCCATGGCTCATTTCTGACCATCCAGCCTCCACAGAGGACCCTCCTCCTTGGGCCCTCTGAGCACCGCcctcccagggagggaggaggggagggctaCCACAAGAGAGGACGGCTGGCCTCAGGTGCTGACATCCAGAAGGGAGACGAGACAAGCGCACACAAGAGTAGCACCACACAGGCCACAGCGTGACTCTCACCACACATAAACACACGAGCAGTGACCCCAGAGCAGCAGGACCAGGAATCCCAACTCTCAGCCACTCACTGCCCCAAGCAGGGCCCCAGACAACCTCCTGCAACATATCAAAATCTGAACGGTATCTCCCCACCCGGTAGATTACTCACTGCCCCCACCTGAGAAGCCACCAGCCTGTCCACGTGGGCGAGTACAGCTCCCCAGGCTGAAACCCCCAGGGAAGCCAACCACAGAATCATAAAACTCAAAGTCACAGTCCCTTTTCACTGTGCTACCTCTGAGagtttcctatttaaaataaaacattgtctAACCTTCTATTTTCACCCACCTTGAAATCCAGCACCCTAACCTGCCGGtccttctctgctcttctgagTTTACCCAGCACAGGAGGCGGGTGCGCCTCATGTCAGCCTcttaaaatcagcaaagggaaaaaaggagcaaAGCCTTTTACTGAATTTCACGGAAAAGGAGGATGGTGTgctttctctggctgtttccgAACAGCTGGCCTGACTGGGAAATGGAGGCAAATGCCGGTGTCACTCACCTGGGGGAGGTATCCGCAGCATGTCACCACATCGAACCCAAACTGGTCCACAAATGGCCGCTCCACCCGCTCAGCTCCCTTCCcttgcaagtgaaaggaaacgAGAAAGGTGACCGTCCCGTGCTCCCACAGGCCCGCTCTTGGAGCTCAGAGTAGCTTTGGGGCCTGACCCCAGGGTGCCCTTTCCCACCAGGCGTCCCCACCCAGAGACAAACAAGGGCCCTGACCTCTACCGACCCTCAGGCCCTGGGAACAGAACCTGTCCCTTCAGACTGAACAGTCCAGACACCCACTCCTTCCCCGGAGAGGCATCAGCGGACGCTCAGAGGAGCCACAACACTGTCCAGAAAAGAGGGGAAATCCACTGGTGACCCACCAGGAAAGGACGGCTCTCAGTGGCCGGTCCCGCACCTGCCGCCTGTGGGAGACAGACTGCTGGGCTGGCGCGTGGTCTCATCCTCTGCAGCTCCCCAAGCTCGGAGCGCAGCCCGAAGGACTGGTCCGTAGGGCTCGGGATGGACAAGGCCTGCCTGTCTGTCTAGCACAGCCGATCCTTGGTCACCTGTTCCCAGTGCGCCAGCTACTCTGGCCAGCAGAGCGGCCACACGGGCTACACGTGGATTATCAAATGTCAAGGACCCAGACGACACCCTCAGTGCTAGCACCACAGTAAACTCTGAAAAGGTCGGACAGGAGGGCTCCCCTGCCGAGCCTCACGCCTGACTGTTCTCAGAAGAGAAGGCATGGAAAGCCGGGGGAACTTTGGCAGGCTTGCTTCTGAGCGACAGGTCAAAGGAACCGTAATGCGCCAGGGCCTCGAGTTAAGGAAATGTCTCGTCTTTCACCTGCACTTTCAGCACAGGGCCTAACTGCGCTCACTGCGCCCCAAACACGTAGTGGGGGGACACGCCTTTCCTCGGGAAGCAACACAGGTATGACGGCCCACGGCGGCAGCCAAGGCCCACCCGCACACCCAGCCTGGCCAGACGTCCTCCGGGAGGTCATCAGGCCCCGGGCCATACCCACTGTGCCGGCCTCCTTGTGGAGGGCCTCCCCACGCCTCCTGTTCTCCAGGTGCAGGTCCGCCAGCTGGGCTCCAAGCGTGGCAGCGTGACTGTGGGACCAAAGGCAGCCACTCAGCGCGTGACACAAACAGGGACACCCTCCATCTGGAAGGTCATGGGCACACCAAGTGGTGAGGCACTGGGGACATGAGTTTGTCCTGGTGAAGCCAGGGGGAGACGGAGGGCCCCATCTGAGCCAGTAGCCGGGTGCCAGTCATGTCTCACCTGGAGGGCCCTTTCCTGTTTGTCTTTGGCTCGATCACGTCTCTCAAAATTATACCCCCAAATACAAGCTCTCCACTGGGGAAAACAGAGCCCCCAGGGAGGCGCCAAGACGCACCTACTGAGGCTCTGCATGTCCAGATGCTCCATCACCAGCACGCTGCCGCCCCCCGGGGCCTCCAGGACCTTGATGGGCTTGGGCACCCTCACTGTGCCCGTCTCCAGGATGGCAGTCAGACTCGCCATCTCCCCCTCAAACATTCTTCTGGCCTGTCAGAGAAATAACAGAGGACAGAGAACAAGGTCTCTTTCAGAAAAGTCCTCTCGGCATCGCAACTGTAAATCAAGGCTTCCCGGCTTCAGACTCACTGGGCACGGACGGCTTGTCTGCCTTCAGCAGCACAGACTCTCGTTCTGAAGCTGTATGGGAACTAGAGGCATCGTACTGTTCAGTAGTGTATGTTTCTAAGCTATCACTGGTTCCGGTCTCCTCAGAGGGAGGAGAGTGTGCTGGCTCAGAGCTGGACTGTTTCTGGGTCGCCCTCAGACAGCACCTCCACCACAGTGCTGTCCCACCTGGGCCCTCACCTGCCAGGAACCTGGAGTCACTTCTCACCCAAATGGACCACCAAGTCCCATGGCATGTCCTGGATGGACCCAACTGGAGCCACCTCACCTCGACCACATTCTCAGTTTCTAGTCCACAAGTCCTTGTTCCCCTGCATGGGAGCAACCATTCTCCACCTGGTCTCTGCTTGACATACCCGAGTGATGCTTTTGGAAGGCAAATTCCACCATGCAACACACCCGAGCTGGCGTCCCTGCCCACTTCCCCGTGTAACCGCCCCACAGGTTCTGGTTCCAGCCCACTTTCCTCTGCTGTCTGggcctcctgggcccctccccaacACTGACAGAGGCACACACGCCCTAAGAGTTCCCCTTCATTCCCCAAAGACCCCCTGCCTGCTCCCACCTAGCCGCCTTCACATGCCATGTCGCCTCCGCTTAGAACACTCTTCCTCCTTTTGCCAAGTCAGCCCCTGCCCAGTCGGGCTTCAGATTCCAATTTAACATCAGCTTTGATTTCTCAGAGAAATCTTCCCTAACTCACCAAGCTAGGTAattcctccttttaaaatatttttttttcaaataaaaatgctacagaagtacatgaaaaaaaaccCGCACAACTAAGCAGCATCCAGAATTCCAGTTCTCCCACAGTCAGCACGCCCACAGGACTGCCACCCAGATTAGGACCGCCACCACTGCCCGGAGGATCCCCAGCCCCCCCAGGCGCTGCCGGCGCCCCCAACGGCGGGGCTATCTGTCTGCTCATCATTGGCACGGAGGCAGATGGCCAGGCCTGCCTGGTCCACGCCACACCAGCAGTCAGTGCTTCTCACCGCTCCCCGGAGCCCCACTGTGTGAACATCCCAACCAAATCCATCCAGTCGGCTGGGCCTCCAGTTTGGGGTCACTACAAACAGTGCTGCCACGGGCGTTCTACATCACAGTTACTAACCCTGTAACCCtggcttcctcacctgtaagatgggTTAGCAGTAGTACCTGTCTCACAGGCTGGCCGCCATAATTAACTCAGCTAGCAGCTAACACCTACACAGTCGTTCTGAACACTCCACAGGTATTATTACTACACAACCCTGGAGAGCTAGAGTTGCTGAGAAACaagatgtcttttcttttttttttttaaatgtaggtactggggattgaactgaggacctcatgcatgctaagtatacgctctaccactgagctataccctccctccaagaaCTGTGTCTTAAGGAGAATTTTCAGAGCATTCTCTTTAGAAGACAAAGAAACACAACTGGGCCCTGGCTGTACTTTGTACTAAAGCACTGGTTGAGCAGCGTAAAGTAAGggacagaattttttaaactttttaattcaaaaaaaagaacatgtggGGAGAGGTGAAGGAGGATCTGTGCACCCAGGTAGAGGCAAGGCTCCCTCACGGTGATGTGCACAGGTCCAGAGCATCTAACTAGACCCAAGAACACTGCTCCTCAGTCGTCACCATCACTGGGGGTGCAGGCTGCAAAAGATCCAGACCCTGAGGGAGGAATGTGTGAGAAAACACAGCCTGCAAAGGAAAGATGAGTGAAATCAGGAGGAAAAACAATGCAGATCAGGCCACTGAAGCAGAGAGTGAGGTAGAAACAGAAGACCAGGTGGTTCTCTTACAAGTGGGGAAGGGGACGTTCTCGCCTCCTAGGAAGTAAAGCAGGAAGAGTCCTATCTTCCCTATGACTGGCAAATGTTTATGCCGTGGCTGGTGCATCTGCACAACTCACACAGCATGTTTCAGAGCCAACTAGAAAAAGACATGGTTGAAACTGTCTACCAGAGGAGTAGAAGGAACTTCTGTGATgattaacaaaaaggaaatggactttggtgacaaaataaaaagcaagaaccCGAGGGAACAGCAGCAGAAGAACAATGTTTAAAAGGCATCACTGAGTAGTTCCATTTAATCATTAGAAAATATCTGCTTCCCTATAATCTACACCAAGTTTTTACTATTACAAATGCTGATCAGAGTGGAAACACAAACATGAAAGGGACTAACgccacaaagaggaaaagaatccAGAGGAGGACTgcggtgggaaggaaggaaggaaggaaggaaggacgccACCACTGCATTAGCACTGCTGGGGGAAGTTGGTTTAAAGAGTGACTTCAAGGACCACTAGCTGCCACATTCCTACAGAGGGACGTGCAGGGTGACACAGCAGCCCATTTCTGTAGAACAAAGGTTGAAGGTTGGTCCTGAGAGAACAGTAGGGTTTCAGAAAGAGATCATCCCACACCACAGAAGGTGGAATTCATTTctgggaaggaaatgaaaatacctgCAAGAGGATTTCCAAAAAGGAGACAAGAGCACCGAGCACCGAGGCCATCCTGGGCCTCCCAGCTGACAGTCCGGAGTGAGCCACCAGAACTGGATGAAGAAGTGACATCAACACCCAGGAGTAGGCATTTCAGCAGGGAGGCTCACCCAAGTTCTACAGGAGCCCTTGAGAAAACGTTTAGATACAGAAGGGGGGCGTGGCTGACACCCACGCAGTgtgttgcccccccccccaatcattCGGTGAAACCTAACCCCCACAGCCACAATGTTCGGAGGCTGGGCCTTAGGAGGTGACTGGGCCGTAGGGGTGGAGCCCTCATGTGGGGATTAGAGCCCCGTGCGACCTCAGAGAGCTCTCTTGCCCCTCGGCCAGTGAGGACTTGGGGAGACGTAGCCTCTGCAtctgtccagcctccagactccGAGAAAGACATGTCTGTGCTCTAAGCCTCCCGGTCTGTGctgttctgttacagcagccccagcggACCAAGTCGTGGCTAGATTACTTTAATATTCAGAAACGGCTTTGATCTCTGAAAATTCAAATAACCCCCAGGACAACAGGCTGCTACCACCTGTCCTTGTTCAAAACTCGCCAAGCAGAATGGACTTTCTCAAAGGAGCGGGCACATGGAATGCGGGAAAGCCGTCCGCAGCACCTACGCGGCAGCGAGTCACGAGGCAGACAGGACCCGCGCTGACCTGGCACAGGGCGGAGCTGCGGTCCCAGAAAAACGCCAGGCCAGCCTGACGACGAGACGGGCCACCAAGCGCCCGGGCGGCCGCGGCCCCGGGCTGGGACGGCCTCGCCCGCCCCGGACCCCGGGCCCAGACCCCGAGCCCGGACCGGCTCCCGACCCCAGACTCGGACCCCGACCCCGATTCCAGACCACCCTGGACCTCGAGCCCCCCCTCCCTTAGGCCGGCCCCGGGTCCAcagacccccgccccgccccccgcgcgcGGCGGCCCTGACCTCCGCCTTGTGGTTCACTTTCACAAAC
The sequence above is a segment of the Camelus ferus isolate YT-003-E chromosome 16, BCGSAC_Cfer_1.0, whole genome shotgun sequence genome. Coding sequences within it:
- the FN3KRP gene encoding ketosamine-3-kinase, whose translation is MEALLKRELGCSSVKAMGHSGGGCISQGQSYDTDKGRVFVKVNHKAEARRMFEGEMASLTAILETGTVRVPKPIKVLEAPGGGSVLVMEHLDMQSLSSHAATLGAQLADLHLENRRRGEALHKEAGTVGKGAERVERPFVDQFGFDVVTCCGYLPQVNDWQQDWVTFYARQRIQPQIDMLERGSGDREARELWSALQLKIPDLFRDLDIVPALLHGDLWGGNVAEDASGPIIFDPASFYGHSEYELAIAGMFGGFSSNFYSAYHRQIPRAPGFQQRLQLYQLFHHLNHWNHFGSGYRGSSLSIMRDLVR